Within the Legionella pneumophila subsp. pneumophila str. Philadelphia 1 genome, the region AGGCTTTCCATCCTTATCCAGGGCCTTCTTGATATCAATCCCTTCCGGATTGTTTGAGCCTACTTTATGCAATGCAACAATATGCAAAAACACGAGGATGATCATTAAAATGGGTATTCCTATGACATGCAAGGCAAAAAATCGCTGCAACGTCGGATTTGCAACAGAGTAATCTCCCCTCAACCATACAGCAAGACCTTTGCCAATATAAGGTATCGCTCCAAATAAGGAAGTAATCACTTCAGCACCCCAGTAAGACATTTGTCCCCAGGGTAATAAATAACCAAAGAATGCTTCTGCCATTAACAAGAGGTATAAAAACATTCCCAGTAACCAAACTAACTCCCGTGGTTTCTGATAAGAACCATAAAGCAAGCCTCTAAACATATGCAAATAGATAACAACAAAAAAAGCAGAAGCTCCTGTGGAATGCATATAACGGAGTAGCCAGCCAAAATTGATGTCCCGCATAATGAATTCAACTGAAGAAAATGCCTGCTCCGCGTTTGGCGTATAAAACATGGTTAGCCATAAACCAGTAATGATTTGATTGACTAAAACTATCAGTGCTAAAGATCCAAAAAAATAAAGAAAATTAAAATTTTTAGGTGCATAATAATTACTGAAATGCGCTTTCCAAGTGCTAACAAGAGGGAAACGTTCATCTAACCAATTGACTAACCCATTCATGCCTTAATCCTTATTTTGCATCCTCACCTATCACAATGGTGTGTTCATCTAAAAAGTGATAAGGTGGTACTTCCAAATTGATAGGGGCAGGAACGCCCTTAAATACTCTGCCTGAAAGATCAAACATTGACCCATGACATGGGCAAAAAAAGCCACCTGGCCAATCGGGGCCTAACTCACCAAGACTAGGTTTGTATTTTGGAGAGCAACCCAAATGAGTACAAATCCCGATTAAAACCAAAAACTCGGGATTAATGGAGCGAAACTTGTTTTGCGCATACTCCGGCTGTTGATCCACCAAAGAATCGGGATCCCTCAGTTGAGACTCATCTTCTTTTTGTAACTGGTTAAGCATGTCCTTGCTTCGTTTAATTATCCATACTGGTTTGCCACGCCATTCAATAATAGCCTGTTCACCAGGCTCCATTCTACTGACATCAACTTTGACTGGAGCACCTGCTGCTTGTGCTTTAGAGCTTGGTAACCAGGAAGTAATAAAAGGAGTTAAGGCGCATGCAGCGCCTACCCCGCCTAAGACACAGGTAGTATGCAACAAAAAACGACGCCGCTCTTCATCCAATTGTTCGTCTTGATTATGATTACTTACATCCTGATTGAGATCAGTCATTTCGCTCACTGCTTAATCATCCTGATTATGGTCTATGAACTGGAGCCAGTTCGCCTAATATAACTCCCGTTAGTTATAACAAAGAATAACAATTTTTCAAACGGTTGGATAACTTATTTCTTAGAAAATAAAAAAGCCTCGTATAAAACGAGGCTTGGAAAAAAGTAATAGAATTAGCGCTTGGAGTACTGAGTAGCTCGGCGTGCTTTGTGCAGCCCCACTTTCTTTCGTTCCACACGTCTTGAATCGCGAGTTAATAACCCACGCGCTCTTAGCTTGCGACGGAACGAATCGGGACTTGGCTCAGCGCCTTCGGCCAAACCATCTTCATCATAAGCAACCAATGCTCTGGCTATTCCCAAACGAACAGCTCCTGCTTGGCCAGATATACCACCACCAGTTACAGTAATGTAGACATCAAACTTATTAAGAAGATCTACTGTTTCCAAAGGTTGCATTACAATCATGCATGATGTTTCTCGACAGAAATATTCCTGCAAAGTTCTGTCGTTTACTTTAATATCACCTTTCCCAGGACGTAAAAATACACGTGCAATTGAACTTTTTCTACGGCCGGTGCCATAATATTGCTTCATTTCAGCCATTATACTTATTCCTCAATCTCAAGTTGCTTCGGTTGCTGCGCAGTATGTGGATGTTCGCTGCCAGCATATACTTTCAACTTGCGATACATCTCTCTACCTAACGGGTTTTTGGGCAACATGCCTTTTACAGCAAGCTCAATAATTTTTGTTGGATTTTTATCCTGTAATTTTTCAAAGGATGCCGATTTGATCCCTCCAGGAAACCCTGTATGATGATGATACATTTTGTTTTTAAACTTGCGACCAGTCACAATAACCTTTTCTGCATTAGTGACTATAATGTAATCGCCTGTATCAACATGGGGAGTATACTCAGCTTTATGCTTGCCACGTAAACGACGAGCAATCTCTGTAGCTAAGCGACCCAAAACTTTTTCACTGGCATCGACAACAAACCAGTCACGCTTGACTTCATTGCCTTTTGCACTAAATGTCTTCATTAAATAAACTCCGAACCGCCTCAATTGGTAATCTTTCTATCATGGACGGGCGATTTTAACCAAAACAGAAACAACCTACAAGTAAAATGGATAAAAAAATATATACAATTAATCAAATCTCAATAAAAACATCAGATTAATGACTAAATGTGAAGTATTTTTTATCTTATTGACGTAAGTTCATACTGAATCAACAGAAAACCCCGATACTAATTTTCATCTCTTTGTTTCATTAGAAGAGACTGGGCCTGACTACTCGCTCAGAATTAACCAACGCTTAATTTTATCAAAAGCCTTTTCGTGCCAGGAAAGCACAAAAAGTTTATTTCCCTAAATAATTATCTGTCTAGCAGAAGTGGCGCTACTATCTTACCATCAATTAAGTGGTACTTGATGATTTGTTCAATATCTTCAAAGGAAGAATAAGTATACCAAACTCCTTCTGGATAAATAACGATGCAAGGACCAGAGCCACATCGTCCAAGGCATCCTGATTTGCTGACCCGGATTTTTCCAGGGCCATGCAAATCAAATTCTAACAATTTTGATTTCATAAAATCAAAAAATTCTTCTCCACCGGAATTAGCACAACATTGCTTACCCGGTGCTTTCTGATTTGTGCATATGAATACATGCTTGGTGTAATGAGACAACAAACTACTTTCCTATTTTTTCAATTTTCGTTTTTAATTTTAAACCTGGCTTAAAGGTAACAACCCTTCTGGCTTCCACAGGAATTTCTTCACCTGTTTTTGGATTGCGGCCTGGCCTTTGTGGTTTATCTCTCAAAGTAAAATTACCAAAACCGGATAATTTCACATGCTGACCATTTTCAAGAGCATGGCGTAATTCTTCAAAAAAATTTTCAACCATTTCTTTAGCAACTGGTTTATTTAATTTTAATTCGTCACACAACGTTTCTGCCATTATTGCTTTGCTTAGTGCGTTCACGATCATTCCCTCAAAAGGATTGAAAATTCATTTTCCAGTTTCTTGATTATAGCACTAATTGTTAAATTGATCTCGGCATCAACTAAAGTTCGAGTATCGTCTTGTAGTGTCATAGCCACAGCAATACTTTTTTTATCTTCTGGAATACCTTTACCCATATACACGTCAAAGACGTCAAACGATTTTAACCAATCCTCTTTAACTGTATTTCTGATTACTCGCTCAATCTGCATGGCACTTATCTGCCTATCAACCAGGAAAGACAAATCGCGCCTTATTTGTGGATATTTGGAAATAGGCTTATACAGAGGAATAGTCGGATTGATTAATGATTCAAGATTCAACTCAAACAAAACCACATCCTGGTCAAGATCAAAGGCATCCGACAAGCGAGGATGCAGCACACCGATCCAGCCTGAATGCTTGCCGTTAATCACAATCTGAGCTGACTGGCCGGGGTGAAGCGCATGATGAGATGATTGAATAAATTCAACATCATCCAGCTTCAATGAAGCAAACAAGGATTGTAAATCCCCTTTTAAATCATAAAAATCAAATAAACGGGCAGATTCACTCCAATTCAAATTGCCTTGCTCCCCCATTAACAAGCCAGCAATACATGAACGCTCCTTTAATTGCCCTCCGTCCAGATCAAAAACCACGCCTATTTCAAAAAATTTCACTGCGGTTTGTTGTCTGTGGCTATTATAAATCATAGATGCAATTAAGCCTGGCCACATTCCCGCACGCATTTGCGATAATTCAGAGGAAATTGGATTAAGCAGTTCCATAAACTCTTTTTGTGGGTAAAGCGCTTCCTGCAACTCAGGATCGACAAAACTATAACTGATGGTTTCATGGTAGCCTTTGGCACTAAACCACGATGAAACGTGTGTCGCAATTTTTTCCTTGGCACTGATTAAACCAGCTTGTACTGATGTTTGCATTGGCTGAGCTTGTAACTTGTCATAGCCATATAAACGAATAATTTCTTCAACCAAATCAGCATCTTGTTGCAAATCGACTCGATGAGAGGGAATGGTGACCTCAAAAAAATGATTAGTTTCTTTGATGATGACAACACCTAGACCTTCCAGTAAATTTTTCATTTCGTTTAGAGGGATAGACAGCCCGGTTAACTTTTTCACTTTTGTTGTATCAAATAAAAAGGAAACCGTACCTGGCAAAAACTTTTTGTCAAAAGACTCTATCACTGGCCCAGCTTCGCCACCTGAGATAGATAAAATCAATTCCGTCGCTCTTTCAAGAGCTTTTGATTGCAAACAAGGGTCCACTCCCCGCTCGAATCGTTGTGACGAATCACTGAATAAGCCATATTTTCTGGCAACTCCGGCAATTGTCACCGGATTAAAATAGGCGCTTTCCAGGAAAACATGCTGTGTCTGCTCTTGAACTGCGCTATTAGCTCCTCCCATTATTCCGGCCATAGCCAAAGGCTTTTCTTTATCGGCGATTACCAACACATTGTCGTTTAATACAACTTCTTGACCATCCAATAATTCTAATTGCTCGCCCGAAACGCCATAACGTACATTAATTTCACCATTAATTTTTGCTAAATCAAAAGCATGCATGGGTTGTCCAAGCTCGAGCATGACATAATTCATCACATCGACTACAGGGTGCAACGTTCTAATGCCGCCTCTACGTAAGCGCTCAGCCATCCATAATGGTGTTTTCGCTTCAAGATTTAAATTACGGATAATTCGACCGCAATATCGGGGGCATGCCTCGGAATGAATTAAATTCACTCGAAGACCATCATCGATGGCTGGCGGCACTGTAACTATGGGTTGCTCTATTAAGGGTAATTTATTGAGAACAGCCACTTCCCGCGCGACACCCAAAATACTAAAGCAATCTGCGCGATTCGGAGTCAAATCAATATCAAATACATGGTCATCAAGGGCAAGATACTCGCGTAAATCCATTCCAATTGGTGCCTCATCACTCAGTTCCATTATCCCCTCGGAATGTTCTGCCAGTCCCAGTTCTGTCGCAGAACACAACATGCCCTGAGACAATTCTCCACGCAATTTGGATTCCTTAATTTGCAAACCGCCAGGCAAGTGTGCCCCAATCATGGCCAGGGCAACTCTCAAACCAGGCCTCACATTAGCCGCACCACAAACAATTTTCAACGGCTTGTCTTTATTGATATTCACTTCACATAAGGTTAATTTATCAGCATCTGGATGAGGCTTGGTATCTAGGACTTCAGCAACAATGACATGAGTGAATTGGCCAGCTACAGGATTCACTGCGTCGACTTCCAAGCCAGCCATGGTCAATTGCTCAGCCAGTTCTTGTTCAGTTAATGAGAAGTTTACCCATTCTCGTAACCATAACTTACTTACTTTCATTTAAAGTCCTCATCTCTGTAACTGTTCATTTGGCTCAAAGTTTCCATCCGTTAATTTTGCTCTCTTTATGATAATAGAGATAAAATTACTGATAACTATTTGCCTGTATCAACTACATAATAAAATATTATTTTCAGTATTCATGGGAATTATCCCGGACTACAATTTGGTCTAATCTGTATCATTTATGTACCATATGAAAGACAATCATAAAGAAACATAAAAATAAAATCCGGGACTCATTATTTTTATAATGGTTAAAACTGCCGTAAAAAAGTTAAATCATTTTCAAATAACATACGCAAATCATCTATGCCATAATAAAGCATTGCCAATCTGTCCATACCCATGCCAAAAGCCCATCCATGATACTCATTCGGATCAATGTTCACTGCGATTAAAACGTTAGGGTGGACCATACCACAACCCAATACCTCAAGCCAGCCTGTAAACTTGCAAGAGCGGCAACCCTTACCATTACATTGAGTACATTCTATATCCACTTCTGCGGAAGGTTCGGTAAAAGGGAAATAGGAAGGTCTGAATCTTAATGCCAATTCCCGACCAAAAAAATAAGCGAAGAAATCTTGCAACAAACCCTTTAACCCGGCCAAAGTGGCTTGCTTATCAATGAGTAATCCCTCCACTTGATGAAACATAGGGGTATGGGTTACATCCGAATCACAACGATAAACTCGGCCAGGAGCAATTAAACGAAAAGGTGGCTTACGCTGCTCCATTGTCCTGATTTGTACAGGAGAGGTGTGTGTCCTCAACAAGCGTCCGTCTCCAAAATAAAACGTATCGTGCATCGCACGTGCAGGATGATGGCCAGGGATATTTAATGCTTCAAAATTATAAAATTCTGTTTCAATTTCAGGACCTTCAACAATATCAAATCCTAAACGACTAAAATAATCATTAATTCTATGCTTTACCTGAGTAACAGGATGTAGGGAACCTGTGGAATGATTGCGACCGGGAAGAGTAACGTCGATTTGCTCTGCTGCCAGCTTGGCTAATAATTGCTTTTCTTTCAACTCGATCATTTTTGTTTCAATCAAAGCACTAATTCCCTGCTTTGCTTGATTGACCAATTGACCTACCTTGGGTTTTTCCTCTGCAGACAAATTAGCAAGTCCTTTTAGCAATTCGGTGAGCTTGCCTTTCTTGCCCAAAAAATCAACACGAATTTGTTCAAGAGCAACTATATCCGTGGCTTGTTTGATTGCTTCTGAAGCTTGTTCTTGTATGGTGTTTATAAGTACCAACATAGTTCTACCCACAAGTAAAAAGGAGGCCTTAGCCTCCTCAATAATTTTTATTTTACAAACCGGCTTTTATTTAAGATTGCTATTCCGAATTGAGATTTATAAACGAAAGGCAATAACAAAAAAAGCAGGCTGAAAATTAACCAGCTAAAGCTGCTTTGGCTTGTTCTGCAATAGCAGCAAAGGCAACTTTATCATGAACTGCCATATCAGCCAGGATTTTCCTGTCCAGCTCAATGGAAGCTTTTTTCAAACCATCAATCAAGCGGCTGTAGGATAACCCACATTCACGAGCTTGAGCATTGATACGAGTAATCCATAAAGCACGGAATTGTCGCTTTTTCTGCCTTCTGTCTCGGTATGCGTATTGACCAGCTTTAATTACAGCCTGTTTAGCAACTCGATAGGTACGGCTACGGGCACCATAATAACCTTTGGCCTGGTCTAAAATTTTCTTGTGACGCGCTTTTGCTGTCACACCACGTTTTACTCTTGGCATTGTTCAATCTCCCCGTTAACTACCGTGCAACATACGTTCAGCCAAACGCGCATCGCATGGCTTCAAAGTACCTGCTTCTACACGCAAATGACGCTTTTGCTTAGTAGATTTTTTAGTGAGGATATGATTTCTGTAAGCGCCGCGACGTTTAATCGCTCCACTCGCTGTCTTTCGGAAGCGTTTAGCTGCTCCACGATGTGACTTTAACTTCGGCATAACAATATACTCCGCATTCGTTACTTGGTTTTTTTGGGTGATAATACCATCAGTAATTGTCTTCCTTCACGTTTTGCATGCTGCTCCACTATAGCTACATCAGCCGTGTCGGCTTGCAAACGTTCCAAAATCTTCATACCGAGTTCTTGATGAGCCATTTCACGACCGCGAAAACGCAATGTGATTTTGACCTTATCACCATGATTGAGGAAACGGATCAGGTTGCGTAGCTTGACCTGATAATCTCCATCTTCCGTCGTAGGACGGAATTTTAATTCTTTGACCTGAATTTGTTTTTGCTTCTTTCTTGCTTCAGCTTGTTTTTTACTCAGTTCAAAGAGAAACTTACCATAATCCATAATACGACAAACAGGGGGTTTGGCTGTTGGAGATATTTCCACCAAATCCAATCCGCTTTCTTCTGCTGCCCTTAACGCTTCTCGCGTTGATACAATTCCTGCCTGGTTACCATCGACATCAATTAAGCGTACCTCAGGTACAGTGATCTGTTCATTAATTCGTGCGCGATCATTTTCACGCTTAGTTGGTGCACTAATGGTTTAATCCTCCAGTTCGTTTATTTATATTGATCCTTTACGGATAATTTCTTGCGTTAAGGTATCACAAATTGTATCTATTGTCATCACACCCAGGTCAATGCCATCTCGAGTGCGAACAGCTACCTGACAATTTTCAACCTCTTTATCGCCAACAACCAATAAATAAGGAATTTTTTGTAAAGTATGCTCGCGAATTTTAAATCCAATCTTTTCATTTCTCAAGTCAAAATTGGCGCGAATCCCTCTTTTTTGCAAAGTTTTCCTCACTTTTTCGGCATACTCATTCTGCTTCTCACTAATAGTAAGCACAATCGCTTGCACTGGGGATAACCATAATGGCAATTTACCTGCATAATGTTCGATTAATATTCCCATAAATCGTTCGAAAGAACCCAAAATGGCTCTATGCAACATCACCGGTGTTTGCTTGCTTCCATCTTCAGCAACATAGCTTGCTTCAAGGCGTGCAGGCATAGAGAAATCCACTTGAATCGTTCCGCACTGCCAAATTCTACCTAAACAATCAGAGAGAGAGCATTCAATTTTAGGTCCATAAAATGCTCCTTCTCCAGGCGCATCCACCCACTCAATATTTCTTCCCTGCATAGCCAGTTTAAGGGCGGTTTCCGCCTTATCCCAAACGTCATCTGAACCGACTCGTTTTTCAGGGCGCAAAGCCAATCGGTATTTTATTTCAGTAAACCCAAAGTCCTTATATACGGATTGCACTAACTCCAGCATCATAGCCACTTCAGATTGAATCTGATCCTCAGTGCAAAAAATATGAGCATCATCCTGCACCATATTGCGTACCCGCATCAACCCATGCAGCGCGCCTGATGGCTCACAGCGATGACAATTTCCAAACTCAGATAGTCTGAGAGGAAGATCCCGGTAACTTTTCAAACCATGATTATAAATTTGAACGTGGCAGGGACAGCTCATAGGTTTTACTGCATAATGTCGATTCTCTGTTTCGGTAACAAACATTTCATCTCTAAAGTTCGCCCAATGACCTGATTTCTCCCATAACGATCTGTCTACTAATTGCGGTGTTCTAATTTCCTGATAGCCAAAATCGACCAGGCGATTTCGCATGTAATGCTCTAGCTCTTGATAAATAGTCCATCCTTTGGGGTGCCAAAAAACCATTCCCGGAGCAATATCCTGGAAATGAAACAAATCCAGTGCCTTGCCTAATTTACGATGATCACGTTTTTCTGCTTCTTCCAAACGAAACAAATATTCTTCCAGGGATTTTTTATCAGCCCAGGCAGTGCCGTAAATTCGCTGCAACATTTCGTTATTTGAGTCACCACGCCAATAAGCGCCAGCTACTTTTGTCAATTTAAATGCTTTTAAAAACCCAGTGGAGGGGACATGTGGACCTCGACACAAATCTTCAAAATCACCTTGCCTATATAGAGAGAGCGCTTCATTTTCGGGTATATCAGCAATAATTTTTGCCTTATATTCTTCGCCTAAATCCTTAAAATATTGTATTGCTTCATTTCTAGGTAATTCTCGACGAGTGATCGAAAGATTAGCCTTTGCCAGCTCATGCATCTTCGCTTCGATTAAACTCAAATCATCGGGAGTAAACGAGCGCTCAAAAGCAAAATCATAATAAAACCCGTCTTCTATTACAGGACCTATAGTCACTTGAGCGGATGGAAATAAGGCTTTTACAGCCTGAGCTAATAAATGAGCGGTAGAATGCCTGATTATTTCAAGACTGTCTTCATGTTTCTCGGTTACGATAATCAAAGAGCAGTCTTCTTTTATAAGATAGGATGTATCCACCAAGACGCCATCGACACGGCCTGCTATCGCTGCTTTAGCTAATCCAGGGCTAATGTGATGTGCCACATCATAAATAGTGAGTGGCGCTTCAAAATGTTTTACATTTCCATCTGGTAATTTAACATTTGGCATAATCTTATCCGTCTTTCCATCTTTCAGGTTCTTGTTAAAAAAAAACCCTGCATGGCAGGGTTCAAACCTTTAATAATTCAGTGCAGTAGTTTACCAATTTAGGGATTCTACTAGAAATCCAGGAATTATGGTAGGCACGAGTGGGATCGAACCACCGACCACCACCATGTCAAGGTGGTGCTCTACCACTGAGCTACGTGCCTATAATTCAACCTGAATGAAAATTGGCATGAATTATACACATAAGATTCATGGAAATGCAATCATCCAAATCATATCATTTTTATCTAATGAAAAAGCAAGATAACATGACATTAAAATTTTGGATGAGCATGGCCTATCAATCTTGCCTTTTAACTCTTTTGCAAATGCAACCCTTCTCAACTAAACCGCAAAACACTCTTGCTTTCCCCAAAATGCATTAGTGAAAGAATAAAGAGCACGAAAAGCTAATTCCAACTCTCTTGGGAACAAGGTAAAATGATAAAGCGTCCGTTAGCATTTAAAACATTATGTGGTTTAAAATCATACATTCCCATGTAGAAATAGCTATTTATGCCAAACCGAACGCCAAGAAATCAAAACTCATGGCCATTTCTGATGACAGGCTGCATATTGCGCTCCATGCCAAACCGCAAGAAGGGGAAGCGAATAATGAGCTTTTATTCTTTATATCCCAATTTTTCAAAATTCCAAAAACACAAATCGAGCTAATTAAAGGAAAAAGCAGCCGTCATAAGCTAATAAGATTACCCTTATCAGAATCTGTTTTCTGCTTTCTAAATAATCCAAAAATCTAGAACATATCACCCTTTAAAACTTAGAAATGGCCCGAATGAAGGGGTTCATTCAAGCCATGCAATGCGAGGTTAACCGCTATGGTTAAACCACTTGGACTACCCGGTGATACTTGTTCCTTCAAGTAACATCAGCGTCCGATATTTGGACTTAAAGAAACGTGTTATAACGTTTCAATACCCATTATAATCATTTAACACCAAAAATCAACCAATGATTTCCAGTAGAAACAATTTGTTTCCATTTAATGGATATATTTGCAGGTTTAACTACCCTTTGCTACACTTTTGTCACTTTTTAATATCTTAAAATTATTACTCCAATATGGAAAAAGTTAACTTGACAAAACAGTTTGCTTACCGCTTGCGTGATGCCATGATTGCAGCAGGGCATAATTCTCAACGCTCTCCATCAGGAGTATGTATTCATAAATTAGCTGAAATGACAGGTTACTCTTTGCAAATATGCAGAAAATACCTTCGTGGAGAGGTCATTCCCGATCCAGTCAAGCTGATAGAAATTGCATCGAAACTAAATGTTTCACCAGGATGGCTTCTGTTTGGTGAAACCCATAATGATCCTGGAACATCTAAGGAACACATCACGATAAGCAAAAGTTTACTCCATCATATTTTTACAAAAGCAGCTTGTCTATATAACCGTGAGCTTGTGGAAGATGATGTGTCTGACTTTTTGATGGATTTGATTAATGACATTAGTCTCATCAATGCCACCGAAGAACAGTCCAAAAAAATAATTGATTTGGCTATCTCTTCAGTGAGCCATTTTAGACACTCGCAAAGAACGTAGAGTAAGAAACTTTCATGGAAAATAGCCCAAAAGAGATAGTGCTCCACTCTCAACTTTTAGAGAACTTTTTCGCCTTTAAAAGTAAAGTATCCAATGTCTTTAGAGACGTATTGGGCATATATGACTTTCATTCATATTTCCTTAATGCGTATTACAGGACACAATCAATTGCTGCCCCTATCCTCTACTCCTGCCATGGAATGTAACTTATTTAACAGTTTTCTTTAGCAACATGAGCTAACCTATAATCCCAAGTGATTTAAATTATGTACTCAAGGCGATTGGCACACACTTTAATAATGTAAAACACTATGATGAGCTATATTATCTTGACCAAATTAAACATGGTTTTCCCATCGCTTTCTCCCTTGCTACCAAGATAAATGAAAATTATGTGATTTATTCAATAGCAAGCCACAAATCTTATGCCTTTACTCGTGAGTTATTTTCTACTCATCAAGAAGATTTTTAAAAAACAGGGCCATATTGCTCCAATTTGCTGCATCCATTTTTTAGTTATTATGAAGATTTTCCTTCTCAATATTTAATTTTAAACTCACAC harbors:
- a CDS encoding cytochrome b — translated: MNGLVNWLDERFPLVSTWKAHFSNYYAPKNFNFLYFFGSLALIVLVNQIITGLWLTMFYTPNAEQAFSSVEFIMRDINFGWLLRYMHSTGASAFFVVIYLHMFRGLLYGSYQKPRELVWLLGMFLYLLLMAEAFFGYLLPWGQMSYWGAEVITSLFGAIPYIGKGLAVWLRGDYSVANPTLQRFFALHVIGIPILMIILVFLHIVALHKVGSNNPEGIDIKKALDKDGKPLDGIPFHPYYTVKDFVGIIVFSILFFAVVFFAPEMGGYFLEHANFVPANPMVTPDHIAPVWYLAPFYAILRAIPDKLIGVVCMAAAILLLFFLPWLDKSNVRSVRYKGMYSRISITLFAFSFLLLGYLGTTPVTPVRLFLARIAAVIYFSYFILMPIYSRFEKTRPVPTRIGEK
- the petA gene encoding ubiquinol-cytochrome c reductase iron-sulfur subunit; translated protein: MTDLNQDVSNHNQDEQLDEERRRFLLHTTCVLGGVGAACALTPFITSWLPSSKAQAAGAPVKVDVSRMEPGEQAIIEWRGKPVWIIKRSKDMLNQLQKEDESQLRDPDSLVDQQPEYAQNKFRSINPEFLVLIGICTHLGCSPKYKPSLGELGPDWPGGFFCPCHGSMFDLSGRVFKGVPAPINLEVPPYHFLDEHTIVIGEDAK
- the rpsI gene encoding 30S ribosomal protein S9, producing the protein MAEMKQYYGTGRRKSSIARVFLRPGKGDIKVNDRTLQEYFCRETSCMIVMQPLETVDLLNKFDVYITVTGGGISGQAGAVRLGIARALVAYDEDGLAEGAEPSPDSFRRKLRARGLLTRDSRRVERKKVGLHKARRATQYSKR
- the rplM gene encoding 50S ribosomal protein L13, with the protein product MKTFSAKGNEVKRDWFVVDASEKVLGRLATEIARRLRGKHKAEYTPHVDTGDYIIVTNAEKVIVTGRKFKNKMYHHHTGFPGGIKSASFEKLQDKNPTKIIELAVKGMLPKNPLGREMYRKLKVYAGSEHPHTAQQPKQLEIEE
- a CDS encoding (2Fe-2S) ferredoxin domain-containing protein, with the protein product MLSHYTKHVFICTNQKAPGKQCCANSGGEEFFDFMKSKLLEFDLHGPGKIRVSKSGCLGRCGSGPCIVIYPEGVWYTYSSFEDIEQIIKYHLIDGKIVAPLLLDR
- a CDS encoding integration host factor subunit alpha, whose protein sequence is MNALSKAIMAETLCDELKLNKPVAKEMVENFFEELRHALENGQHVKLSGFGNFTLRDKPQRPGRNPKTGEEIPVEARRVVTFKPGLKLKTKIEKIGK
- the pheT gene encoding phenylalanine--tRNA ligase subunit beta; translated protein: MKVSKLWLREWVNFSLTEQELAEQLTMAGLEVDAVNPVAGQFTHVIVAEVLDTKPHPDADKLTLCEVNINKDKPLKIVCGAANVRPGLRVALAMIGAHLPGGLQIKESKLRGELSQGMLCSATELGLAEHSEGIMELSDEAPIGMDLREYLALDDHVFDIDLTPNRADCFSILGVAREVAVLNKLPLIEQPIVTVPPAIDDGLRVNLIHSEACPRYCGRIIRNLNLEAKTPLWMAERLRRGGIRTLHPVVDVMNYVMLELGQPMHAFDLAKINGEINVRYGVSGEQLELLDGQEVVLNDNVLVIADKEKPLAMAGIMGGANSAVQEQTQHVFLESAYFNPVTIAGVARKYGLFSDSSQRFERGVDPCLQSKALERATELILSISGGEAGPVIESFDKKFLPGTVSFLFDTTKVKKLTGLSIPLNEMKNLLEGLGVVIIKETNHFFEVTIPSHRVDLQQDADLVEEIIRLYGYDKLQAQPMQTSVQAGLISAKEKIATHVSSWFSAKGYHETISYSFVDPELQEALYPQKEFMELLNPISSELSQMRAGMWPGLIASMIYNSHRQQTAVKFFEIGVVFDLDGGQLKERSCIAGLLMGEQGNLNWSESARLFDFYDLKGDLQSLFASLKLDDVEFIQSSHHALHPGQSAQIVINGKHSGWIGVLHPRLSDAFDLDQDVVLFELNLESLINPTIPLYKPISKYPQIRRDLSFLVDRQISAMQIERVIRNTVKEDWLKSFDVFDVYMGKGIPEDKKSIAVAMTLQDDTRTLVDAEINLTISAIIKKLENEFSILLRE
- the pheS gene encoding phenylalanine--tRNA ligase subunit alpha, with amino-acid sequence MLVLINTIQEQASEAIKQATDIVALEQIRVDFLGKKGKLTELLKGLANLSAEEKPKVGQLVNQAKQGISALIETKMIELKEKQLLAKLAAEQIDVTLPGRNHSTGSLHPVTQVKHRINDYFSRLGFDIVEGPEIETEFYNFEALNIPGHHPARAMHDTFYFGDGRLLRTHTSPVQIRTMEQRKPPFRLIAPGRVYRCDSDVTHTPMFHQVEGLLIDKQATLAGLKGLLQDFFAYFFGRELALRFRPSYFPFTEPSAEVDIECTQCNGKGCRSCKFTGWLEVLGCGMVHPNVLIAVNIDPNEYHGWAFGMGMDRLAMLYYGIDDLRMLFENDLTFLRQF
- the rplT gene encoding 50S ribosomal protein L20, yielding MPRVKRGVTAKARHKKILDQAKGYYGARSRTYRVAKQAVIKAGQYAYRDRRQKKRQFRALWITRINAQARECGLSYSRLIDGLKKASIELDRKILADMAVHDKVAFAAIAEQAKAALAG
- the rpmI gene encoding 50S ribosomal protein L35, producing MPKLKSHRGAAKRFRKTASGAIKRRGAYRNHILTKKSTKQKRHLRVEAGTLKPCDARLAERMLHGS
- the infC gene encoding translation initiation factor IF-3, which gives rise to MSAPTKRENDRARINEQITVPEVRLIDVDGNQAGIVSTREALRAAEESGLDLVEISPTAKPPVCRIMDYGKFLFELSKKQAEARKKQKQIQVKELKFRPTTEDGDYQVKLRNLIRFLNHGDKVKITLRFRGREMAHQELGMKILERLQADTADVAIVEQHAKREGRQLLMVLSPKKTK